A single genomic interval of Rhododendron vialii isolate Sample 1 chromosome 3a, ASM3025357v1 harbors:
- the LOC131320698 gene encoding uncharacterized protein LOC131320698 isoform X1: protein MLLSKKQQWPTFWRERERERERDRERERMEALRSSYGGDSDSDSDPLPTSAASSVHQAPNPLPPPPLDLLNPPNSLGTLDYWQGGQPSRVRSFPHVEGNYALHVYIPVRIPPTPKKELTQFLKRVSSLVPGLNAIDVDIPLEVLCPDDLKLEQVSLGRVFHISLGRTVPIRVHQIESVVAMLRQKLQFQRRYLIDFSEWEVFVNDDCTRSFLSVEVRKEGLAEIKKQIQAVNEVYKLHNLPEFYKDPRPHISIAWGMGDISDLLKRVVVEALKEFTGLRGYAGKCIFTCKFSGINCKIGNKAYEICKFQE from the exons ATGCTCTTGAGTAAAAAACAGCAGTGGCCGAcattctggagagagagagagagagagagagagagagacagagagagagagagaatggaagccCTGAGATCCTCGTACGGCGGGGACTCCGACTCCGACTCCGATCCTCTCCCAACGTCAGCCGCCAGTTCCGTACACCAAGCGCCAAACCCTCTGCCTCCACCTCCTCTCGACCTCCTCAATCCCCCCAATTCTCTCG GTACACTAGACTACTGGCAAGGTGGTCAGCCCAGTCGAGTTCGGAGCTTCCCTCACGTTGAAGGAAACTATGCTTTGCACGTTTACATCCCGG TTCGGATACCTCCAACACCAAAGAAGGAGTTGACCCAGTTTCTGAAGAGGGTCTCATCTCTTGTGCCTGGTTTAAATGCTATCGACGTAGACATCCCACTCGAAGTGCTGTGCCCCGATGATTTGAAGCTTGAACAAGTTTCCCTGGGGAGAGTATTCCACATAAGTTTGGGGAGAACTGTTCCAATTCGAGTGCATCAAATCGAGTCAGTGGTGGCAATGCTTCGTCAAAAGCTTCAGTTTCAGAGGAG GTATTTGATTGATTTTAGTGAGTGGGAGGTGTTTGTGAATGATGATTGCACACGCTCCTTTCTTTCAGTTGAGGTCAGAAAAGAAGGTTTGGCAGAG ATAAAGAAGCAGATTCAAGCTGTTAATGAGGTCTACAAGCTTCACAATCTTCCTGAATTTTACAAG GATCCACGCCCTCATATATCGATAGCTTGGGGAATGGGTGATATTAGTGATTTATTGAAGAGAGTGGTTGTAGAAGCTTTGAAGGAATTCACTGGGCTTAGAGGATACGcaggaaaatgtatttttaccTGCAAATTTAGTGGTATCAACTGTAAGATAGGCAATAAAGCCTACGAAATATGTAAATTCCAAGAATAA
- the LOC131320698 gene encoding uncharacterized protein LOC131320698 isoform X2: MLLSKKQQWPTFWRERMEALRSSYGGDSDSDSDPLPTSAASSVHQAPNPLPPPPLDLLNPPNSLGTLDYWQGGQPSRVRSFPHVEGNYALHVYIPVRIPPTPKKELTQFLKRVSSLVPGLNAIDVDIPLEVLCPDDLKLEQVSLGRVFHISLGRTVPIRVHQIESVVAMLRQKLQFQRRYLIDFSEWEVFVNDDCTRSFLSVEVRKEGLAEIKKQIQAVNEVYKLHNLPEFYKDPRPHISIAWGMGDISDLLKRVVVEALKEFTGLRGYAGKCIFTCKFSGINCKIGNKAYEICKFQE, translated from the exons ATGCTCTTGAGTAAAAAACAGCAGTGGCCGAcattctggagagagaga atggaagccCTGAGATCCTCGTACGGCGGGGACTCCGACTCCGACTCCGATCCTCTCCCAACGTCAGCCGCCAGTTCCGTACACCAAGCGCCAAACCCTCTGCCTCCACCTCCTCTCGACCTCCTCAATCCCCCCAATTCTCTCG GTACACTAGACTACTGGCAAGGTGGTCAGCCCAGTCGAGTTCGGAGCTTCCCTCACGTTGAAGGAAACTATGCTTTGCACGTTTACATCCCGG TTCGGATACCTCCAACACCAAAGAAGGAGTTGACCCAGTTTCTGAAGAGGGTCTCATCTCTTGTGCCTGGTTTAAATGCTATCGACGTAGACATCCCACTCGAAGTGCTGTGCCCCGATGATTTGAAGCTTGAACAAGTTTCCCTGGGGAGAGTATTCCACATAAGTTTGGGGAGAACTGTTCCAATTCGAGTGCATCAAATCGAGTCAGTGGTGGCAATGCTTCGTCAAAAGCTTCAGTTTCAGAGGAG GTATTTGATTGATTTTAGTGAGTGGGAGGTGTTTGTGAATGATGATTGCACACGCTCCTTTCTTTCAGTTGAGGTCAGAAAAGAAGGTTTGGCAGAG ATAAAGAAGCAGATTCAAGCTGTTAATGAGGTCTACAAGCTTCACAATCTTCCTGAATTTTACAAG GATCCACGCCCTCATATATCGATAGCTTGGGGAATGGGTGATATTAGTGATTTATTGAAGAGAGTGGTTGTAGAAGCTTTGAAGGAATTCACTGGGCTTAGAGGATACGcaggaaaatgtatttttaccTGCAAATTTAGTGGTATCAACTGTAAGATAGGCAATAAAGCCTACGAAATATGTAAATTCCAAGAATAA
- the LOC131320701 gene encoding receptor-like protein EIX2 — protein sequence MRQLESLDLSLNQLSGVIPPSMSSLTFLSHLNLSFNNLTGSIPSSTQLQTMNESGFYGNNLCGPPLTSCNPIKTLPPKEDRQGSEEDGEGFSEALFFASMALGFAVGFWIVLGPILFKRPWRITYFRVLEDIWHKLCDFIFECRYIFRR from the coding sequence ATGAGACAACTAGAATCTCTTGATTTGTCACTAAATCAACTTTCTGGTGTAATTCCTCCCAGCATGTCGAGTTTGACATTCTTGAGTCACTTGAACTTGTCTTTTAACAATTTGACAGGGTCTATTCCATCAAGTACTCAACTTCAAACCATGAATGAATCCGGTTTTTATGGCAACAATCTTTGTGGGCCTCCACTCACAAGCTGCAACCCAATCAAGACACTCCCTCCTAAAGAAGATCGACAAGGAAGTGAAGAAGATGGAGAGGGATTTTCGGAAGCGTTGTTCTTTGCAAGCATGGCACTTGGATTTGCAGTTGGGTTTTGGATTGTGTTGGGTCCTATACTGTTCAAGAGGCCTTGGAGAATCACTTATTTTCGGGTGCTAGAAGATATTTGGCATAAACTTTGCGATTTCATTTTTGAATGTCGCTATATATTTCGTAGATGA
- the LOC131321275 gene encoding uncharacterized protein LOC131321275 translates to MPLTPILIIEVFDCWGINFMGPFPTSFGYLYILLAVDYVSKWVEAIPTRTNDAQVVVDFLREYILARFRMPRAIISDQGSHFCNRSIAALMKKYAIIHKVSTVYHPQTNGQAELANREIKNILEKTVNPTCKDWSTRLVDALWAYRTAYKMILGMSPYRLVYGKACHLPVELEHKAYWAIKKLNFNMAKAGARRKLQLTELEELRYNAYDHSSAYKSKLKAKHDNKIVIKNFEPGQKVLLYNSRLHLHPEPKELTLEAVRMTKRAGDAKASNLVEGLKFQLLFLCYRILHCRGKFLCEFAAIGLFPLRGLKFAAGGCLTEVWGCSVL, encoded by the exons ATGCCGCTTACGCCCATCTTGATCATCGAAGTGTTCGATTGTTGGGGAATCAACTTCATGGGACCGTTTCCTACATCATTTGGTTACCTCTACATTTTGCTTGCCGTTGATTATGTAAGCAAGTGGGTAGAAGCCATTCCCACTCGTACCAATGATGCCCAAGTCGTGGTTGATTTTCTTCGGGAGTACATTTTAGCAAGATTCAGGATGCCGCGGGCTATCATCAGTGACCAGGGGTCTCATTTCTGCAATCGGTCCATTGCCGCCCTAATGAAGAAGTATGCCATCATTCACAAAGTCTCAACGGTTTATCACCCGCAAACGAATGGCCAAGCGGAGTTGGCGAATCGGGAGATCAAGAACatcttggagaagacggttaatCCTACCTGTAAAGATTGGTCAACTCGATTGGTCGATGCtttgtgggcttaccgtactgCTTACAAGATGATTTTGGGGATGTCACCATATCGGTTGGTCTACGGGAAAGCGTGCCACTTGCCggtagagcttgagcataaagcatattgggccattaagaagTTGAATTTCAATATGGCCAAAGCCGGTGCCCGCCGCAAGCTCCAATTGACGGAACTCGAGGAGTTGAGGTACAATGCTTACGACCATTCTAGCGCTTATAAATCTAAACTCAAAGCCAAGCATGATAATAAAATTGTGATTAAAAACTTTGAGCCCGGTCAAAAAGTGTTATTGTATAATTCTAGGTTGCATTTACACCCCG AGCCGAAGGAGTTGACCTTAGAAGCCGTTCGGATGACGAAAAGAGCCGGTGAcgcaaaagcctccaacttggtcgag GGGCTGAAATTTCAGTTGCTGTTCTTGTGTTATCGGATTTTGCATTGTCGGGGTAAATTTTTGTGCGAATTTGCTGCTATTGGACTGTTTCCGTTACGGGGGCTGAAATTTGCTGCAGGTGGTTGTTTGACTGAAGTTTGGGGGTGCTCTGTTTTGTGA